Proteins encoded together in one Marinithermus hydrothermalis DSM 14884 window:
- the coaBC gene encoding bifunctional phosphopantothenoylcysteine decarboxylase/phosphopantothenate--cysteine ligase CoaBC, which yields MARVLVAAGGGIAAIKTPSLLRRLREAGHEVRALATPRALEFVTELSLAVAAGGEVATEARWFSAYGNALHIELARWADLVVVAPATADQLAKAAAGLADDLLSATLLAGARRVLWAPAMNPEMWQHPATRANVAKLEAWGHAFVGPEHGALAAVGEGEGLGRMSEPEVIVERVRYLLTPKDLEGVTVLVSAGPTREYLDPVRFISNPSSGRMGYAVAEAARDRGARVVLVSGPTTLPAPWGVECVRVTSALEMYEAMHAHFAEADVVVMTAAVADYRPAEVKAEKEPKTAGEKVVPLVPNPDILKSLGEAKGDRVLVGFAMETHAGVDRAAEKARRKNLDFICLNYPTREGSAFGSTHNEVTIVTPEGTSEALPRMSKRALADEILDRVHRILHRRV from the coding sequence TTGGCCCGCGTTTTGGTCGCTGCCGGCGGCGGTATCGCCGCGATCAAGACCCCGAGCCTTCTGCGCCGCTTGCGCGAAGCGGGGCACGAGGTGCGGGCGTTGGCCACGCCGCGCGCGCTCGAGTTCGTGACCGAGCTCTCCCTGGCGGTGGCCGCAGGGGGGGAGGTGGCGACCGAAGCGCGGTGGTTCAGCGCGTACGGCAACGCGCTGCATATTGAGCTTGCCCGCTGGGCGGACCTGGTGGTGGTCGCGCCGGCTACGGCCGACCAGCTCGCCAAGGCCGCCGCGGGCCTGGCGGACGACCTGCTCTCCGCGACGTTGCTTGCGGGCGCGCGCCGGGTGCTCTGGGCCCCGGCGATGAATCCGGAGATGTGGCAACACCCCGCGACGCGCGCGAACGTCGCGAAGCTCGAGGCCTGGGGGCACGCCTTCGTGGGGCCGGAGCACGGGGCGTTGGCCGCGGTGGGGGAGGGGGAGGGCCTGGGCCGTATGAGCGAGCCCGAGGTGATCGTAGAGCGCGTGCGGTACCTCCTCACTCCCAAAGACCTCGAGGGCGTGACCGTCCTGGTGAGCGCCGGGCCGACCCGGGAGTACCTGGACCCGGTGCGGTTCATCTCCAATCCCTCCTCGGGCCGGATGGGGTACGCGGTAGCGGAGGCCGCGCGGGACCGGGGTGCGCGGGTGGTTCTGGTCTCGGGGCCGACCACCCTGCCCGCCCCTTGGGGGGTGGAGTGTGTCCGGGTCACCTCGGCCCTGGAGATGTACGAGGCGATGCACGCGCACTTCGCGGAGGCCGACGTGGTGGTGATGACCGCGGCGGTCGCGGACTACCGGCCCGCGGAGGTTAAGGCGGAGAAAGAACCCAAAACCGCGGGGGAGAAGGTCGTGCCGTTGGTGCCGAACCCGGACATCTTGAAAAGCCTCGGGGAGGCCAAGGGCGACCGGGTCCTCGTGGGGTTCGCGATGGAAACCCACGCGGGGGTGGACCGCGCGGCGGAGAAGGCGCGGCGGAAGAACCTGGACTTCATCTGCCTCAACTACCCCACGCGGGAAGGCTCCGCTTTCGGCAGCACGCACAACGAGGTCACGATCGTAACCCCTGAAGGAACCTCCGAAGCCTTGCCGCGGATGTCCAAGCGGGCCCTCGCGGACGAGATTTTGGACCGGGTTCACCGTATCCTGCATCGTCGCGTATAA
- the rpoZ gene encoding DNA-directed RNA polymerase subunit omega, translating to MAEPGIDQLLTLTDSKYRLTVVVARRAQQLLRYNFSNTVLEPRERPKMRTIDGEYPDPNPVTWAMRELRTGRLRIGEDLVPEDRLARVMDQLYPQEPVEE from the coding sequence ATGGCGGAACCCGGCATTGACCAACTGCTCACCCTAACGGACTCCAAGTATCGCCTCACGGTGGTCGTGGCGCGGCGGGCGCAACAGTTGCTGCGATACAACTTCTCCAACACGGTGCTCGAGCCGCGCGAGCGCCCCAAGATGCGGACCATTGATGGGGAGTACCCGGACCCGAACCCGGTCACCTGGGCGATGCGCGAGCTGCGCACGGGACGCCTCCGCATCGGGGAGGATCTCGTGCCCGAGGACCGGCTGGCGCGGGTGATGGACCAGCTGTACCCCCAAGAGCCCGTGGAGGAGTAG
- the gmk gene encoding guanylate kinase: protein MARGNLFVMTGASGVGKGTIRARLMERVAFHYSISMTTRPPREGERHGVDYWFVTPEEFEAEIERGGLLEWCRYVDHYYGTPREPVERALARGEDVLLEIEVQGALQVAQQVPEAVLIFVVPPSLSELRSRLLRRGKDSLEKIEKRLKRAEEELEQAEAFHYVVVNDLLEQAVTAIEHIVWAERSKSARMRHAIERAKARDPLLEAELDRITRKLKED, encoded by the coding sequence ATGGCGAGAGGCAACCTGTTCGTGATGACCGGAGCTTCAGGGGTGGGCAAAGGCACCATCCGCGCCCGCCTCATGGAGCGCGTCGCCTTCCACTACTCGATCTCCATGACGACCCGCCCGCCCCGCGAAGGAGAGCGGCACGGGGTGGACTACTGGTTCGTCACCCCCGAGGAGTTCGAGGCCGAGATCGAGCGCGGCGGCCTGCTCGAGTGGTGCCGGTACGTGGACCACTACTACGGCACCCCCCGCGAACCCGTGGAGCGGGCCTTGGCGCGCGGGGAGGACGTCCTCCTGGAGATCGAGGTGCAGGGGGCGTTGCAGGTGGCCCAGCAGGTGCCGGAAGCGGTCCTGATCTTCGTGGTGCCGCCCTCCCTCAGCGAGCTGCGCAGCCGCCTCCTCCGGCGCGGCAAGGACTCCCTAGAAAAGATCGAGAAACGCCTCAAACGCGCAGAAGAGGAGCTCGAGCAGGCCGAGGCCTTCCACTATGTGGTGGTGAACGACCTGCTCGAACAGGCCGTAACGGCCATCGAGCATATCGTGTGGGCCGAGCGGAGCAAGAGCGCGCGCATGCGGCACGCCATCGAGCGCGCCAAGGCCCGCGACCCGCTGTTGGAAGCCGAACTGGATCGAATCACCCGCAAGCTCAAGGAGGATTGA
- a CDS encoding adenosylcobalamin-dependent ribonucleoside-diphosphate reductase, translated as MKMVPFDEHAQAIARRQYMQEGDGDVFGMFRRVANWVALPEKEAERERWAQRFYELMATKRFCPGGRVLAGAGTAHGNVLNCFVQGATQHPPASFEGIMEVAEKLALVTKVGGGNGVNLDPYVSRGATKRTGTVRGWAYLRADHPDVEDFIKGLMRPPTNPDGDKEQITVRNWTRVVYGLLPPEHAALARRHGVLTVRERPADALEVPDDMGGIIRSAAQAVAQAKEGYEPHVDFSQLRPEGAPIKGSGGTSSGPVSFLLEIFDNFLEWANLGAEAAGPVATLRYVYAPVLRVVRQGGTRRGAGMATLSIDHPDLLDFLTAKDLDREAAEGDISTFNISILVTDTFWKALEADALWPVTPVEVPGKYYPYPLEEPYTGTLPELPDREADGARAIPLYDGKVPAKWLWHEIAWHAWATGEPGLIFIDRVNDLSALKGLGERYRIRSTNPCGEIPLTVGEPCDLGAMNLAAYVREGAFDFEAFRRDVRIAVRFLDNVLDVNKFALEDNRAASQKLRRLGLGVMGLADALIKMGLPYDSEAAREQVYEIMSVLREEAIRASEALAEERGVFPLYAEEQAYFEKLGIRPRRNVALLTVAPTGTTSMLMGVSSGIEPVYSPFVWRRIGSEYKPLLHPLFQELMAQFPPHPEYAKDGGWDWDKLIEAIQENHGSVEGLEMIPEAIRRVFRCAHDVAPLDHVRMQGVVQRAFDAEGYAGNSLSKTINLPNEASVADVEAAYTEAYRTGCKGITVYRDGSREFQVLSVKKEEKEAKTPQPASASSEPAAPTSRPGKPLYERTGRLVGFTDMVKLTAADGTRRSFLVTINMQGEHPIEVIVTSGKAGDEANADSEALGRVVSIALQYGVPPEAIIKTLRGINGGLYGSYQGRLVASKADLIAVALETASGVSLELQPQPQTPKAQPVPVPATGKSSACPECGSESLVREEGCVKCPACGYSKCG; from the coding sequence ATGAAGATGGTTCCGTTTGACGAGCACGCCCAAGCCATCGCCCGAAGGCAGTACATGCAGGAAGGCGACGGGGATGTATTCGGCATGTTCCGCCGCGTGGCGAACTGGGTCGCGCTTCCCGAGAAGGAAGCGGAGCGCGAGCGTTGGGCCCAGCGCTTCTACGAGCTGATGGCCACGAAGCGCTTCTGCCCCGGCGGCCGCGTCCTCGCCGGTGCCGGCACCGCCCACGGCAACGTGCTCAACTGCTTCGTGCAGGGCGCCACCCAACACCCCCCGGCCTCCTTCGAAGGCATCATGGAGGTGGCCGAAAAACTCGCCCTAGTCACCAAAGTTGGGGGCGGCAACGGCGTGAACCTAGACCCCTACGTCTCCCGCGGCGCCACCAAACGCACCGGAACCGTCCGCGGCTGGGCGTACCTCCGGGCCGACCACCCCGACGTAGAGGATTTCATCAAGGGCCTCATGCGCCCCCCCACCAACCCCGACGGAGACAAGGAACAGATCACCGTCCGTAACTGGACCCGCGTGGTCTACGGCCTCCTTCCCCCCGAGCACGCCGCCCTCGCCCGCCGCCACGGTGTCCTCACCGTCCGCGAACGCCCCGCGGACGCCCTCGAGGTACCCGACGATATGGGGGGCATCATCCGATCCGCCGCGCAAGCCGTCGCCCAGGCCAAGGAAGGCTACGAGCCTCACGTGGACTTCTCCCAGCTCCGCCCCGAAGGCGCCCCTATCAAAGGCTCAGGCGGTACCTCGAGCGGCCCCGTCAGCTTCCTCCTCGAGATCTTCGACAACTTCCTCGAGTGGGCCAACCTCGGCGCGGAAGCCGCGGGGCCCGTCGCCACGCTGCGCTACGTGTACGCCCCCGTCCTGCGCGTGGTGCGCCAAGGCGGCACCCGCCGCGGCGCGGGCATGGCGACCCTGTCCATCGACCACCCCGACCTCCTAGACTTCCTCACCGCCAAGGACCTCGACCGGGAAGCCGCCGAGGGGGATATCAGCACCTTCAACATCAGCATCCTCGTCACGGACACGTTCTGGAAGGCCCTCGAGGCGGACGCCCTCTGGCCCGTCACCCCCGTGGAGGTGCCCGGCAAGTACTACCCGTACCCCCTCGAGGAGCCCTACACCGGCACCCTCCCCGAGTTGCCCGACCGCGAGGCGGACGGCGCGCGCGCCATCCCGCTCTATGACGGCAAGGTGCCCGCCAAGTGGTTGTGGCACGAGATCGCCTGGCACGCCTGGGCTACGGGCGAACCCGGGCTGATCTTCATCGACCGGGTGAACGACCTCTCCGCCCTAAAAGGCCTCGGGGAACGCTACCGGATCCGCTCGACCAACCCGTGCGGTGAAATCCCGCTAACCGTCGGGGAGCCCTGCGACCTCGGCGCGATGAACCTCGCGGCGTACGTACGGGAAGGCGCGTTCGATTTCGAAGCCTTCCGCCGGGACGTGCGGATCGCGGTGCGGTTCTTGGACAACGTCCTCGACGTGAACAAGTTCGCCCTCGAGGACAACCGCGCGGCAAGCCAAAAGCTGCGCCGCTTGGGCCTGGGCGTGATGGGTCTCGCCGATGCCCTCATCAAGATGGGCCTGCCCTACGACTCCGAGGCCGCGCGCGAGCAGGTCTACGAGATCATGAGCGTCCTGCGGGAGGAAGCGATCCGGGCCTCGGAGGCGCTCGCCGAGGAGCGCGGCGTCTTCCCCCTCTACGCTGAGGAGCAGGCCTACTTTGAGAAGCTCGGCATTCGCCCCCGCCGGAACGTCGCGCTGCTCACCGTGGCCCCCACCGGCACGACCAGCATGCTCATGGGGGTCTCCTCGGGGATCGAGCCGGTCTACAGCCCCTTCGTCTGGCGGCGCATCGGCTCGGAGTACAAGCCCCTCCTCCACCCCCTGTTCCAGGAGCTGATGGCGCAGTTCCCCCCGCACCCCGAGTACGCCAAGGACGGCGGGTGGGACTGGGACAAGCTCATCGAGGCCATCCAGGAGAACCACGGCTCCGTGGAGGGGCTGGAGATGATCCCCGAAGCGATCCGCCGGGTCTTCCGCTGCGCGCACGACGTCGCTCCCCTGGACCACGTGCGGATGCAGGGCGTGGTGCAACGCGCCTTTGACGCCGAAGGGTACGCGGGGAACTCGCTCTCCAAGACAATCAACCTTCCGAACGAGGCGAGCGTCGCCGACGTGGAGGCCGCCTACACCGAGGCCTACCGCACCGGCTGCAAGGGCATCACCGTGTACCGCGACGGAAGCCGCGAGTTCCAGGTGCTCAGCGTGAAGAAAGAAGAGAAGGAAGCAAAAACGCCCCAGCCCGCATCGGCATCCTCCGAACCCGCCGCGCCCACGTCCCGCCCTGGAAAACCCCTCTACGAGCGCACCGGGCGGCTGGTGGGCTTCACGGACATGGTCAAGCTCACCGCCGCGGACGGCACGCGCCGCAGCTTCCTCGTCACGATCAACATGCAGGGCGAGCACCCCATCGAGGTCATCGTGACCTCCGGCAAGGCCGGGGACGAAGCCAACGCGGACTCGGAAGCCCTCGGGCGCGTGGTCTCCATCGCCCTCCAGTACGGCGTGCCGCCCGAAGCGATCATCAAAACCCTGCGCGGCATCAACGGCGGCCTGTACGGCAGCTACCAGGGGCGGCTCGTGGCCTCCAAGGCCGACCTGATCGCGGTCGCCCTCGAGACCGCCTCCGGCGTGTCCCTCGAGCTGCAACCGCAACCCCAGACCCCCAAGGCGCAGCCCGTCCCGGTGCCCGCAACGGGCAAGTCCAGCGCGTGCCCGGAGTGCGGCAGCGAGAGCCTCGTGCGGGAGGAAGGGTGCGTGAAGTGCCCAGCGTGCGGGTACAGTAAGTGCGGGTAA
- a CDS encoding glutamine--tRNA ligase/YqeY domain fusion protein, which produces MSAEKEHTTPKKDEHRHVSPNFITEIIDEDLRQGRYKKIVTRFPPEPNGYLHIGHAKSICLNFGIALDYGGECNLRFDDTNPETENEEYVEAIKRDVEWLGFKWAKECYASDYFEKLYECAVELIKAGKAYVDSLSEEEMRAYRGTVDTPGRPSPYRDRSVEENLELFERMRRGEFPNGAHVLRAKIDLASPNMKLRDPVLYRIVHAPHYRTGDRWCIYPMYDFAHPLSDFIEGVTHSLCTLEFENNRAIYDWLVENLKGKCGLPQSPRPHQYEFARLNMDYTVLSKRKLIRLVEGGYVQGWDDPRMPTISGLRRRGVTPEAIRDFANRIGVAKANSRVDIRIFEAAIRDDLNHRAPRVLAVLRPLKVVITNYPEDQEEWLEAPYWPHDVPKEGTRKLPFSRELFIERDDFMEDPPKGFRRLTPGGRVRLRHAYVIRCDEVVKNARGEVVELRCTYDPDTLGKNPADGPVKGTIHWVSARHAIRAEMRLYDRLFTVPNPEEGGEDFTRHINPDSLVVVEGYVEPSVRHDPPDTRYQFERLGYFWQDPADSSPERLVFNRIVTLRDARTKPTPRPAKPQPKPAPAPPKEQPALTPEQQAALERFKRQGIGKAEALVLAREPKLAAYLEAAGRHASPAALASWVVHELGPAIRADAVRVTPEQLAELVRLLEEGTIHTRIAKSVLAEAQASGEAPAAIVEKKGLRQLADEAALEPVVDRVLAAYPDKVEAFRKGKTGLMGFFVGQVMRATEGRANPRVVQALVARKLGG; this is translated from the coding sequence ATGAGCGCGGAGAAAGAGCACACCACACCCAAGAAGGACGAGCACCGCCACGTCAGTCCCAACTTCATCACCGAGATCATCGACGAGGACCTGCGGCAAGGGCGGTACAAAAAGATCGTGACGCGCTTCCCGCCCGAGCCCAACGGGTACCTGCACATCGGGCACGCTAAGAGCATCTGCCTGAACTTCGGCATCGCTCTGGACTACGGCGGGGAGTGCAACCTGCGCTTCGACGACACCAACCCCGAGACCGAGAACGAGGAGTACGTCGAGGCCATCAAGCGCGACGTGGAGTGGCTCGGGTTCAAGTGGGCCAAGGAGTGCTACGCCTCCGATTACTTCGAGAAGCTCTACGAGTGCGCGGTGGAGCTCATCAAGGCCGGCAAGGCCTACGTGGACTCCCTCTCCGAGGAGGAGATGCGCGCCTACCGCGGCACCGTGGACACCCCGGGCCGCCCCAGCCCCTACCGCGACCGCAGCGTCGAGGAGAACCTCGAGCTCTTCGAACGGATGCGCCGGGGGGAGTTCCCGAACGGGGCGCACGTGCTCCGCGCCAAGATCGACCTCGCGAGCCCCAACATGAAGCTCCGCGACCCGGTCCTCTACCGCATCGTGCACGCCCCCCACTACCGCACCGGGGACCGGTGGTGCATCTACCCCATGTACGACTTCGCGCATCCCCTCTCCGACTTCATCGAGGGCGTCACGCACAGCCTGTGCACTCTCGAGTTCGAGAACAACCGCGCGATCTACGACTGGCTCGTGGAGAACCTCAAGGGCAAGTGCGGCCTGCCCCAAAGCCCGCGCCCGCACCAGTACGAGTTCGCGCGGCTCAACATGGACTACACCGTCCTCTCCAAGCGCAAGCTCATCCGGCTGGTGGAGGGCGGGTACGTCCAGGGCTGGGACGACCCCCGCATGCCCACGATCTCCGGGCTGCGGCGGCGCGGCGTCACCCCCGAAGCGATCCGGGACTTCGCGAACCGCATCGGGGTCGCCAAAGCCAACAGCCGCGTGGACATCCGCATCTTCGAAGCCGCGATCCGCGACGACCTCAACCACCGCGCGCCCCGCGTGCTCGCGGTGCTCCGCCCCCTCAAGGTCGTGATCACGAACTACCCCGAAGACCAGGAGGAGTGGCTCGAGGCCCCCTACTGGCCGCACGACGTGCCGAAGGAAGGCACGCGAAAACTCCCGTTCTCGCGCGAGCTGTTCATTGAGCGGGACGACTTCATGGAGGACCCGCCCAAGGGCTTCCGCCGCCTCACGCCGGGCGGAAGGGTGCGCCTACGGCACGCGTACGTGATCCGCTGCGACGAGGTCGTGAAGAACGCACGCGGGGAGGTGGTGGAGCTGCGCTGCACCTACGACCCGGACACCCTGGGCAAAAACCCCGCGGACGGCCCGGTCAAAGGGACGATTCACTGGGTCTCCGCGCGCCACGCCATCCGAGCCGAGATGCGCCTGTACGACCGGCTCTTCACCGTGCCCAACCCCGAGGAGGGCGGGGAGGACTTCACGCGCCACATCAACCCCGACTCCCTCGTCGTGGTGGAAGGGTACGTGGAGCCCAGCGTCCGGCACGACCCCCCGGACACGCGCTACCAGTTCGAGCGGCTCGGGTACTTCTGGCAGGACCCGGCGGACTCGAGCCCCGAACGCCTGGTCTTTAACCGCATCGTGACGCTGCGGGACGCGCGCACCAAACCCACGCCGCGCCCCGCCAAACCTCAGCCCAAGCCCGCCCCCGCCCCTCCCAAGGAGCAACCTGCCCTGACCCCCGAGCAGCAAGCGGCGCTCGAGCGCTTCAAGCGCCAAGGGATCGGGAAGGCCGAGGCCCTCGTGCTCGCGCGGGAGCCGAAGCTCGCCGCGTACCTCGAGGCGGCCGGCCGCCACGCCTCCCCCGCGGCTCTGGCGAGCTGGGTGGTGCACGAGCTGGGGCCAGCGATCCGTGCGGACGCGGTGCGGGTCACGCCCGAGCAGCTCGCCGAACTAGTGCGCCTCCTCGAAGAAGGCACGATCCACACCCGCATCGCCAAGAGCGTCCTGGCCGAGGCGCAGGCGAGCGGCGAGGCCCCGGCCGCGATCGTGGAGAAGAAAGGCCTCCGCCAGCTCGCGGACGAGGCGGCGCTCGAGCCGGTCGTGGACCGGGTGCTCGCAGCGTACCCGGACAAGGTCGAGGCCTTCCGGAAGGGGAAGACGGGCTTGATGGGGTTTTTCGTGGGGCAGGTGATGCGGGCGACCGAGGGGCGCGCGAACCCCCGGGTCGTGCAGGCGCTGGTGGCGCGGAAGCTCGGAGGCTAG
- a CDS encoding ABC transporter permease: MASAANAKPVRGESTWALAWRRFRKHRMAMFSLGVIFLLVLSAVFAPQIAPYDPNAQPTGPDLASKYFLPPLSEGHLLGTDELGRDVLSRILYGGRISLLVGFSVAISSVFIGTLIGALAGYFSGRPFQFYTGPFSDRFQAAWRAAAPGVRAAGVGAFLVAGLLGAWIYAGGGAGGFALYALAFFAGLLILQALGGMAAQLARIAWAFVSWGLLLAVVWGVWDLAYTLAAPALKEGGLNGTLSAVGLGLTGLVGLGIAVWGVRGVLYLDLDTIISRIIDFMLSIPSFPILLVLSAFMRNPDSPLGAFAQNTFGESASVFIIIFILVIFGWITTARLVRGQILSIREQEYALAATALGASEGRILFRHLVPNTLAPIIVEATLQVGTAILVEAALSFLGFGIQPPVATWGNMLTGAQDFIFFAPTLAIFPGVMIVLTVLAFNYVGDGLRDALDPRSRL, from the coding sequence ATGGCGAGTGCAGCAAACGCAAAGCCCGTGCGCGGCGAATCCACTTGGGCCTTGGCCTGGCGGCGGTTCCGCAAGCACCGCATGGCCATGTTCTCGCTCGGCGTGATCTTCCTCCTCGTGCTCTCGGCGGTGTTCGCCCCGCAGATCGCGCCTTACGACCCGAACGCCCAACCCACAGGGCCGGATCTGGCCTCGAAGTACTTCCTTCCCCCCTTGAGCGAAGGGCACCTCCTCGGAACGGACGAGCTCGGTCGGGACGTGCTTTCGCGCATCCTCTACGGGGGGCGGATCTCCCTCCTCGTAGGGTTTTCCGTTGCGATCTCCAGCGTGTTCATCGGTACGCTGATCGGTGCGCTGGCCGGGTATTTTTCCGGACGCCCCTTCCAGTTCTACACGGGGCCCTTCTCGGACCGTTTTCAGGCCGCCTGGCGCGCGGCGGCTCCCGGGGTGCGTGCTGCTGGGGTGGGCGCGTTCCTCGTGGCGGGCCTCCTGGGGGCGTGGATCTACGCTGGAGGCGGCGCGGGGGGGTTCGCCCTGTACGCCCTGGCCTTTTTCGCGGGGTTGTTGATCCTTCAAGCCCTGGGCGGTATGGCGGCGCAACTGGCCCGGATCGCCTGGGCTTTCGTCAGCTGGGGGTTGCTGCTCGCCGTGGTGTGGGGCGTGTGGGACCTCGCGTACACCCTCGCCGCGCCGGCCCTGAAGGAAGGGGGTCTGAACGGCACGCTCTCCGCCGTCGGCCTCGGCCTTACGGGGTTGGTGGGGCTAGGGATCGCGGTCTGGGGGGTGCGGGGGGTGCTGTACCTGGACCTGGACACGATCATCAGCCGGATCATCGACTTCATGCTCTCCATTCCCAGCTTCCCGATCCTCCTGGTCCTTTCGGCTTTCATGCGGAACCCGGACTCGCCCCTGGGGGCCTTCGCCCAGAACACCTTTGGTGAATCGGCCTCGGTCTTCATCATCATCTTCATCCTGGTGATCTTCGGTTGGATCACCACCGCCCGCCTCGTGCGCGGCCAGATCCTCTCGATTCGCGAACAGGAGTACGCCCTCGCGGCGACGGCGCTTGGGGCCTCGGAGGGCCGGATCTTGTTCCGGCACCTGGTGCCGAACACCCTCGCGCCCATCATCGTGGAGGCCACCCTGCAGGTGGGCACCGCGATCCTGGTGGAGGCCGCGCTGTCCTTCCTCGGCTTTGGGATCCAACCGCCCGTGGCCACCTGGGGGAACATGCTGACCGGGGCGCAGGACTTCATCTTCTTCGCCCCGACCCTGGCGATCTTCCCGGGCGTGATGATCGTGCTTACGGTGCTGGCCTTTAACTACGTGGGGGACGGGCTCAGGGACGCGCTCGACCCGCGCAGCCGCCTGTAA
- a CDS encoding ABC transporter permease: MFAYTVRRLLQMIPLLFFVSLVAFALVALQPGDPLEGLIFQNPKLTQEDIAALKAAYGLDQPIHIRYFKWLGRALQGDMGFSRTYAIPATEYIFVQRMPMTLLLSGTAFVLALVVAIPVGIFSAVRQYSMADYVITFLAFLGFSTPVFWLGIMLLLVFAVWLPELLGRPFSPIFPPGGFVSPGVSPETVGWWAYLKDRAWYLVLPAFTLSAISMAAWTRFMRAAMLEVLGQDYVRTARAKGLSERVVIYKHALRNALIPIVTLVGLAVPGLFSGAVITETIFSWPGMGRALFDALVEKDYNVAMAAIVFLAFLTALFNLIADLMYAVVDPRIRYS, encoded by the coding sequence ATGTTTGCGTACACGGTTCGTCGTCTGTTGCAGATGATCCCCTTGCTCTTTTTTGTTTCCCTGGTGGCCTTCGCGCTCGTGGCGCTGCAGCCGGGGGATCCGCTCGAGGGGCTCATCTTCCAGAACCCGAAGCTCACTCAGGAGGACATCGCCGCGCTGAAGGCGGCCTACGGCCTGGATCAACCCATTCATATCCGGTACTTCAAGTGGTTGGGGCGCGCCTTGCAGGGGGATATGGGCTTCTCCCGCACCTACGCGATTCCGGCCACGGAGTACATCTTCGTGCAGCGCATGCCCATGACCCTCTTGCTCTCCGGAACAGCCTTTGTGCTGGCGTTGGTCGTCGCGATTCCCGTGGGGATCTTCTCTGCGGTGCGCCAGTACTCCATGGCGGATTACGTGATCACCTTTTTGGCTTTTCTGGGCTTTTCCACGCCCGTGTTCTGGTTGGGGATCATGCTCCTCCTCGTCTTCGCGGTGTGGCTGCCGGAGCTCTTGGGGCGGCCGTTCAGTCCGATCTTCCCGCCGGGCGGGTTCGTGAGTCCGGGGGTTTCGCCGGAGACGGTGGGCTGGTGGGCGTACCTGAAGGACCGGGCGTGGTACCTGGTCTTGCCTGCCTTCACGCTCTCCGCGATCAGCATGGCGGCCTGGACGCGCTTCATGCGCGCCGCGATGCTCGAGGTTTTGGGGCAGGATTACGTGCGCACGGCGCGGGCCAAAGGCCTTTCGGAACGGGTGGTGATCTACAAGCACGCGCTCCGGAATGCCTTGATCCCCATTGTGACGCTCGTGGGCCTCGCGGTTCCGGGGTTGTTTAGCGGCGCGGTGATCACGGAGACGATCTTCTCCTGGCCGGGGATGGGGCGCGCGTTGTTCGACGCCCTGGTGGAGAAGGACTACAACGTGGCCATGGCGGCGATCGTGTTTTTGGCCTTTTTGACGGCGCTGTTTAACCTGATCGCGGACCTGATGTACGCGGTGGTGGATCCGCGCATCCGGTACAGCTAG